The following proteins are co-located in the Pomacea canaliculata isolate SZHN2017 linkage group LG8, ASM307304v1, whole genome shotgun sequence genome:
- the LOC112570236 gene encoding centromere/kinetochore protein zw10 homolog isoform X2 — protein sequence MEREEINERLSLLARRMEELKADIHTAITTSFTHFDSSFDTTTTLSEKVKALSEEMESLSLKINSEVKGQLSISTGDFQGLSRQLGQVTAVMGLLEKLSQAQQLLENIAQATASGKFLSAASSLQVLEEALSNPLCEREEEIKILVSLRTEQKVLKQKLIQQLNDTWKGMVGWSQVENMQKTNTADQLVDTVNKRDTDLELRQCELRLPKSSEVEQQIIQEVVLALESLGQLDRKIQTFGRQFLEYVIFALVLRWQKVEVTEAIVGQVKQVTFKAASLQKQPVHVNVFSLMESVLDMLNENLLHIKVVRHSSTDSAKVEVTLMNLLGEEIGERVLQGIVKECLSSAIPSTSKELEGFHEVVAITKKFQERLVALGFIDASSQTLLDYVQNVNVLFANKKCQGILEQARSLMTSDLHDTVQVHAGASGGELPPLDKSGGPSREKLRKMAAGIDPLLSSSCFRMPSCRISARVKELMDLAYSTLSEACTSSPQCAAQMFYAVRGIFELYCSVVPTYHAHSIANFPQLAALHHNNCMYLAHHLLTLGHQFQSSLPEGVNSTFVDIIPEVRALGATSFLEQMNTQKTIIEQYLQGAAGFVGLEEEKNHSCAAKAVKQALHQLTHLQKIWLDILPTSVYCKAIGILFNSFISDVINHITVLEDISTDAARRLVLLTKQIDDRGTTLFSTSSQETEDDIKRSAIAKAELHRHVSLWSKFMELQLVLSSSLQEISDRWSDGKGPLASEFSPSEIKQLIRALFQNTDRRAAVLAKIK from the exons ATGGAGCGGGAAGAAATCAATGAACGGTTAAGTCTTCTTGCTCGTCGTATGGAGGAGCTAAAGGCAGATATCCATACTGCCATCACAACCTCTTTCACCCACTTTGATTCTAGTTttgacacaacaacaacactttcTGAAAAAGTCAAGGCTTTGTCAGAAGAAATGGAGTCACTGTCACTGAAAATCAATAGTGAG gtcaagggtcagctGAGCATCTCCACTGGAGACTTTCAGGGTCTGTCACGACAGCTGGGACAGGTGACTGCTGTGATGGGACTACTGGAAAAATTATCCCAAGCCCAGCAGCTGCTTGAAAACATTGCCCAGGCTACAGCCAGTGGAAAGTTCTTAAGTGCTGCTTCCTCTCTTCAGGTTTTAGAGGAAGCCTTGTCCAACCCACTGTGTGAACGGGAAGAAGAG ATTAAAATTTTGGTATCACTTCGCACAGAACAAAAAGTGCTGAAGCAAAAGCTTATCCAACAACTTAATGATACCTGGAAAGGAATGGTTGGATGGTCGCAAGTTGAAAACATGCAAAAGACCAACACAGCTGATCAGTTAGTTGACACAGTCAACAAAAGAGATACTGATTTAGAGTTAAGACAGTGTGAACTGCGGCTGCCCAAAAGTTCTGAAGTTGAGCAACAAATTATACAGGAG GTAGTCCTAGCATTAGAGTCTCTGGGTCAGCTGGACAGAAAGATCCAGACCTTTGGTCGCCAATTCTTGGAGTATGTCATCTTTGCCCTTGTATTGCGGTGGCAAAAGGTTGAGGTTACAGAGGCCATTGTTGGACAGGTAAAACAAGTTACCTTTAAGGCAGCTAGCTTGCAGAAGCAGCCAGTCCACGTGAATGTCTTTTCATTGATGGAGTCAGTTTTGGATATGCTGAATGAGAACCTGTTACATATCAAGGTAGTAAGACATAGCTCGACAGATTCTGCGAAAGTGGAAGTGACACTGATGAATCTTCTTGGTGAAGAGATTGGAGAAAGG GTACTACAAGGCATTGTTAAGGAATGTCTGTCCAGTGCCATACCTAGTACCAGTAAAGAGCTCGAAGGGTTTCATGAGGTGGTAGCCATTACAAAGAAGTTCCAGGAACGGCTTGTGGCTCTGGGTTTTATTGATGCATCCAGTCAGACTCTGCTGGACTATGTGCAAAATGTCAACGTGCTCTTCGCCAACAAGAAGTGTCAAGGCATTCTGGAGCAGGCTCGAAGCCTCATGACATCAGACTTGCACGACACTGTGCAG GTACACGCTGGTGCCTCTGGAGGGGAACTGCCTCCCCTGGATAAATCAGGTGGCCCCAGCCGTGAAAAATTGCGAAAAATGGCAGCTGGTATCGACCCACTCTTGAGTAGTTCCTGTTTCCGAATGCCCTCCTGCAGAATTAG TGCTCGTGTCAAAGAGCTGATGGACCTTGCATATAGTACATTGAGTGAGGCCTGTACAAGTTCCCCACAGTGTGCTGCACAGATGTTCTATGCAGTCCGTGGCATATTTGAACTTTACTGCAGTGTTGTCCCCACTTATCATGCCCACAGTATTGCCAACTTCCCACAACTGGCAG CACTTCATCACAATAACTGCATGTATCTGGCTCACCACTTGCTAACTCTTGGACACCAGTTCCAGAGCAGCCTACCTGAAGGAGTTAATTCCACCTTTGTCGACATTATACCTGAAGTTCGCGCCTTGGGTGCCACCAGTTTCCTAGAGCAGATGAACACACAGAAGACCATCATTGAACAGTACTTACAGGGTGCAGCAG gttttgtgggcctggaagaagagaagaatcaCTCGTGTGCAGCAAAAGCAGTAAAACAGGCTCTGCATCAGCTGACTCACCTTCAGAAAATATGGCTGGACATACTGCCGACCTCTGTCTACTGCAAGGCAAtag GCATCCTGTTCAATTCGTTCATCTCAGATGTGATAAATCACATCACCGTGCTGGAGGACATTTCAACAGATGCTGCCCGCAGACTGGTTTTACTGACCAAACAGATTGATGACAGAGGCACAACACTTTTCTCCACTAGTTCACAGGAGACAGAGGATGATATCAAAAGAAGCGCTATTGCAAAAGCAGAACTTCACAGACACGTGTCACTGTGGTCCAAATTCATGGAGCTGCAGCTTGTACTCAGCAGCAGTCTGCAAGAGATTAGTGACCGCTGGTCAGATGGCAAAGGGCCGTTGGCTTCAGAATTTTCGCCCAGCGAAATCAAACAGCTCATAAGAGCCTTGTTTCAAAACACTGACAGGCGAGCTGCAGTGCtggccaaaataaaataa
- the LOC112570236 gene encoding centromere/kinetochore protein zw10 homolog isoform X1 — translation MASFVAEVLSSAGQMEREEINERLSLLARRMEELKADIHTAITTSFTHFDSSFDTTTTLSEKVKALSEEMESLSLKINSEVKGQLSISTGDFQGLSRQLGQVTAVMGLLEKLSQAQQLLENIAQATASGKFLSAASSLQVLEEALSNPLCEREEEIKILVSLRTEQKVLKQKLIQQLNDTWKGMVGWSQVENMQKTNTADQLVDTVNKRDTDLELRQCELRLPKSSEVEQQIIQEVVLALESLGQLDRKIQTFGRQFLEYVIFALVLRWQKVEVTEAIVGQVKQVTFKAASLQKQPVHVNVFSLMESVLDMLNENLLHIKVVRHSSTDSAKVEVTLMNLLGEEIGERVLQGIVKECLSSAIPSTSKELEGFHEVVAITKKFQERLVALGFIDASSQTLLDYVQNVNVLFANKKCQGILEQARSLMTSDLHDTVQVHAGASGGELPPLDKSGGPSREKLRKMAAGIDPLLSSSCFRMPSCRISARVKELMDLAYSTLSEACTSSPQCAAQMFYAVRGIFELYCSVVPTYHAHSIANFPQLAALHHNNCMYLAHHLLTLGHQFQSSLPEGVNSTFVDIIPEVRALGATSFLEQMNTQKTIIEQYLQGAAGFVGLEEEKNHSCAAKAVKQALHQLTHLQKIWLDILPTSVYCKAIGILFNSFISDVINHITVLEDISTDAARRLVLLTKQIDDRGTTLFSTSSQETEDDIKRSAIAKAELHRHVSLWSKFMELQLVLSSSLQEISDRWSDGKGPLASEFSPSEIKQLIRALFQNTDRRAAVLAKIK, via the exons ATGGCTTCGTTTGTTGCTGAGGTGCTGTCTTCTGCAG GCCAAATGGAGCGGGAAGAAATCAATGAACGGTTAAGTCTTCTTGCTCGTCGTATGGAGGAGCTAAAGGCAGATATCCATACTGCCATCACAACCTCTTTCACCCACTTTGATTCTAGTTttgacacaacaacaacactttcTGAAAAAGTCAAGGCTTTGTCAGAAGAAATGGAGTCACTGTCACTGAAAATCAATAGTGAG gtcaagggtcagctGAGCATCTCCACTGGAGACTTTCAGGGTCTGTCACGACAGCTGGGACAGGTGACTGCTGTGATGGGACTACTGGAAAAATTATCCCAAGCCCAGCAGCTGCTTGAAAACATTGCCCAGGCTACAGCCAGTGGAAAGTTCTTAAGTGCTGCTTCCTCTCTTCAGGTTTTAGAGGAAGCCTTGTCCAACCCACTGTGTGAACGGGAAGAAGAG ATTAAAATTTTGGTATCACTTCGCACAGAACAAAAAGTGCTGAAGCAAAAGCTTATCCAACAACTTAATGATACCTGGAAAGGAATGGTTGGATGGTCGCAAGTTGAAAACATGCAAAAGACCAACACAGCTGATCAGTTAGTTGACACAGTCAACAAAAGAGATACTGATTTAGAGTTAAGACAGTGTGAACTGCGGCTGCCCAAAAGTTCTGAAGTTGAGCAACAAATTATACAGGAG GTAGTCCTAGCATTAGAGTCTCTGGGTCAGCTGGACAGAAAGATCCAGACCTTTGGTCGCCAATTCTTGGAGTATGTCATCTTTGCCCTTGTATTGCGGTGGCAAAAGGTTGAGGTTACAGAGGCCATTGTTGGACAGGTAAAACAAGTTACCTTTAAGGCAGCTAGCTTGCAGAAGCAGCCAGTCCACGTGAATGTCTTTTCATTGATGGAGTCAGTTTTGGATATGCTGAATGAGAACCTGTTACATATCAAGGTAGTAAGACATAGCTCGACAGATTCTGCGAAAGTGGAAGTGACACTGATGAATCTTCTTGGTGAAGAGATTGGAGAAAGG GTACTACAAGGCATTGTTAAGGAATGTCTGTCCAGTGCCATACCTAGTACCAGTAAAGAGCTCGAAGGGTTTCATGAGGTGGTAGCCATTACAAAGAAGTTCCAGGAACGGCTTGTGGCTCTGGGTTTTATTGATGCATCCAGTCAGACTCTGCTGGACTATGTGCAAAATGTCAACGTGCTCTTCGCCAACAAGAAGTGTCAAGGCATTCTGGAGCAGGCTCGAAGCCTCATGACATCAGACTTGCACGACACTGTGCAG GTACACGCTGGTGCCTCTGGAGGGGAACTGCCTCCCCTGGATAAATCAGGTGGCCCCAGCCGTGAAAAATTGCGAAAAATGGCAGCTGGTATCGACCCACTCTTGAGTAGTTCCTGTTTCCGAATGCCCTCCTGCAGAATTAG TGCTCGTGTCAAAGAGCTGATGGACCTTGCATATAGTACATTGAGTGAGGCCTGTACAAGTTCCCCACAGTGTGCTGCACAGATGTTCTATGCAGTCCGTGGCATATTTGAACTTTACTGCAGTGTTGTCCCCACTTATCATGCCCACAGTATTGCCAACTTCCCACAACTGGCAG CACTTCATCACAATAACTGCATGTATCTGGCTCACCACTTGCTAACTCTTGGACACCAGTTCCAGAGCAGCCTACCTGAAGGAGTTAATTCCACCTTTGTCGACATTATACCTGAAGTTCGCGCCTTGGGTGCCACCAGTTTCCTAGAGCAGATGAACACACAGAAGACCATCATTGAACAGTACTTACAGGGTGCAGCAG gttttgtgggcctggaagaagagaagaatcaCTCGTGTGCAGCAAAAGCAGTAAAACAGGCTCTGCATCAGCTGACTCACCTTCAGAAAATATGGCTGGACATACTGCCGACCTCTGTCTACTGCAAGGCAAtag GCATCCTGTTCAATTCGTTCATCTCAGATGTGATAAATCACATCACCGTGCTGGAGGACATTTCAACAGATGCTGCCCGCAGACTGGTTTTACTGACCAAACAGATTGATGACAGAGGCACAACACTTTTCTCCACTAGTTCACAGGAGACAGAGGATGATATCAAAAGAAGCGCTATTGCAAAAGCAGAACTTCACAGACACGTGTCACTGTGGTCCAAATTCATGGAGCTGCAGCTTGTACTCAGCAGCAGTCTGCAAGAGATTAGTGACCGCTGGTCAGATGGCAAAGGGCCGTTGGCTTCAGAATTTTCGCCCAGCGAAATCAAACAGCTCATAAGAGCCTTGTTTCAAAACACTGACAGGCGAGCTGCAGTGCtggccaaaataaaataa